One window of Brevibacterium pigmentatum genomic DNA carries:
- a CDS encoding ligand-binding protein SH3, with protein MGKHSSPKPSFAKQLIRDLTPGKRPAGRRAANAPSSATSVLATVKQRPVVAAIAVPAAATAAVVGSTVVMGPPESGNVTTEAASTTTPEESTTSSTVSQKELDAERKKAGEEYLEKVKDDPKYKNKSSKTDLEVKAPPKPKPTAESSAAAKTSDDSSSDEKSSDEKSSGEGEGTSSDTSAPPCSVSSSIESGLLPNAVNGYRAVCAKFPEVKTFGGRRPGTGSDHNTGEAVDIMISGATGDRIAEYLIQNQGSLNVKYVIWEQRIWMPGQGWKAMEDRGDATANHFDHVHASFN; from the coding sequence TTGGGTAAGCACTCCTCACCGAAGCCGTCGTTTGCGAAGCAGCTGATCCGGGATCTGACTCCCGGCAAGCGCCCCGCCGGACGACGCGCAGCGAATGCGCCGTCCTCGGCGACTTCCGTGCTGGCGACCGTCAAGCAGCGTCCAGTCGTCGCCGCGATCGCCGTTCCTGCAGCCGCGACCGCCGCCGTCGTCGGTTCGACCGTTGTCATGGGGCCGCCCGAGTCCGGCAACGTCACCACCGAAGCCGCCTCGACGACGACCCCCGAGGAGTCGACCACTTCCTCGACCGTGAGCCAGAAGGAGCTTGACGCCGAACGCAAGAAGGCCGGCGAAGAGTACCTGGAGAAGGTCAAGGACGACCCGAAGTACAAGAACAAGTCCTCGAAGACCGACCTCGAGGTCAAGGCTCCGCCGAAGCCCAAGCCGACCGCGGAATCCTCGGCCGCTGCGAAGACGAGCGACGATTCGTCCTCCGATGAGAAGTCGAGCGATGAGAAGTCCTCCGGCGAAGGCGAAGGCACCTCTTCGGACACCTCGGCTCCGCCGTGCAGCGTGTCCTCCTCGATCGAGTCCGGTCTGCTGCCGAACGCCGTCAACGGCTACCGTGCAGTCTGCGCGAAGTTCCCCGAGGTCAAGACCTTCGGCGGACGTCGCCCCGGCACCGGCTCGGATCACAACACCGGTGAAGCCGTCGACATCATGATCAGCGGCGCCACCGGCGACCGCATCGCCGAGTACCTCATCCAGAACCAGGGCAGCCTCAACGTCAAGTACGTCATCTGGGAACAGCGCATCTGGATGCCCGGACAGGGCTGGAAGGCCATGGAGGACCGCGGTGACGCAACCGCCAACCACTTCGACCACGTGCACGCGTCCTTCAACTGA
- the rbfA gene encoding 30S ribosome-binding factor RbfA encodes MADSTRARKIADQIKVIVASTIERKLKDPRLGFVTVTDVRVTGDLQHATIFYTVYGDDQDLVGTGHALESAKGFIRSEVGKGLTIRLTPSLEFIADAVPEAAARLDGLLAQAAADDARVAGLAKNAQHAGESDPYKKNDDD; translated from the coding sequence ATGGCAGACTCGACACGGGCCCGCAAGATCGCCGACCAGATCAAGGTCATCGTCGCCAGCACCATCGAGCGCAAGCTCAAGGATCCCCGCCTCGGATTCGTCACCGTCACCGATGTGCGCGTGACCGGCGATCTGCAGCACGCCACCATCTTCTACACCGTCTACGGCGACGACCAGGACCTCGTCGGCACCGGTCATGCCCTCGAATCGGCCAAGGGCTTCATCCGCTCCGAAGTGGGCAAGGGGCTGACGATCCGTCTGACCCCGAGTCTCGAATTCATCGCCGACGCCGTCCCCGAGGCTGCCGCCCGTCTCGACGGACTGCTCGCTCAGGCTGCCGCCGACGACGCCCGCGTGGCCGGGTTGGCCAAGAACGCACAGCATGCAGGTGAGTCCGACCCGTACAAGAAGAACGACGACGACTGA
- the infB gene encoding translation initiation factor IF-2 → MAKPRVHELAKELGTTSKNVLEKLQDMGEFVRSASSTLEAPVVRRVKEAFADSAPAGGEKSAGAKKAAKPAAKPGAPKPGAKPAPKPAAKSAAKPGASKPAASAKSAPAEDAAPAAKSAPKPGAKPAAKPSTPKAAEPTEAPAAEAKPAASSAPKPGAPKPAAAPKPGAPKPGAPKPGAPKPGGRGAARPGNNPFASSQGMPKPGRGPKPGGRSGGQGGQGGQGGQGGRPGNNPFAPSQGMPKPGQKQRGSGEESSGGPRPAPRPGAPRPNPSMLKNSALNKPAPGRGRGGGGRGNAPGGAPGAPGGAPGGPRRGPGGGPGGRGSGRGRGSTQGAFGRGGGPRQKGRKSKRAKRAELEQMQAPSVGGVTVPRGDGNTPLRLRRGSSLADFAEKINTDPTNLVTVLFHLGEMATITQSLDEATFEVLGEELGYKIEIVSPEDEDRELLETFDIDLDAEAAEEDDEDLQARPPVITVMGHVDHGKTKLLDAIRSANVASREAGGITQHIGAYQVEVDHEGQERKLTFLDTPGHEAFTAMRARGAKSTDLAILVVAADDGVMPQTIEALNHAQAADVPIVVAVNKVDKEGANPAKVMQQLTEYNLVAEEYGGETMFVPISALKREGIDQLLESVLLTTDAALDLRANPDKSARGIAIEAKLDKGRGAVATVLVESGTLRQGDAIVCGTAYGRVRAMFDENGNVVEEAGPSRPVQVLGLSSVPRAGDSFISTDDDRTARQIAEKRDAIERNAAQARGRKRISLEDFTKALAEGKVDMLNLILKGDVSGAVEALEDSLLKIDVGDDVDLRIIHRGVGAITENDINLATVDNAIVLGFNVRPEAKARDLADREGVDVRYYSVIYQAIEDIESSLKGMLKPEYEEVQTGTAEIREVFRSSKFGNIAGSIVRDGLIKRNSTARVTRDGIVIGDNVHIESLRRFKDDATEVREGYECGIGLGKFNDLRVGDIIETFEMQEKPRD, encoded by the coding sequence GTGGCAAAGCCCCGTGTCCATGAGCTCGCGAAAGAGCTCGGCACAACAAGCAAGAACGTCCTCGAAAAGCTCCAGGACATGGGCGAATTCGTTCGCTCCGCCTCTTCGACGCTCGAAGCGCCCGTCGTGCGCCGCGTGAAGGAGGCCTTCGCCGATTCCGCTCCCGCCGGTGGTGAGAAGTCCGCTGGCGCGAAGAAGGCCGCCAAGCCGGCCGCGAAGCCCGGAGCCCCGAAACCCGGTGCGAAGCCCGCACCCAAGCCCGCCGCGAAGTCGGCTGCCAAGCCCGGTGCTTCGAAGCCTGCTGCTTCGGCAAAATCGGCCCCCGCCGAGGATGCCGCCCCCGCTGCGAAGTCCGCACCGAAGCCCGGCGCCAAGCCGGCCGCCAAGCCGTCGACTCCGAAGGCCGCAGAACCGACCGAGGCTCCCGCAGCCGAGGCCAAGCCTGCTGCCTCCTCGGCGCCGAAGCCCGGCGCGCCGAAGCCGGCTGCCGCGCCTAAGCCCGGCGCCCCGAAGCCCGGAGCGCCCAAGCCGGGTGCCCCGAAGCCCGGTGGCCGTGGTGCCGCGCGTCCCGGCAACAACCCCTTCGCCTCCTCGCAGGGAATGCCGAAGCCCGGTCGTGGACCTAAGCCCGGCGGTCGTTCCGGCGGTCAGGGTGGTCAAGGCGGTCAAGGTGGACAGGGCGGACGCCCCGGCAACAACCCCTTCGCACCTTCGCAGGGAATGCCGAAGCCCGGTCAGAAGCAGCGCGGTTCCGGTGAGGAATCCTCCGGCGGTCCGCGTCCGGCACCTCGCCCGGGCGCACCCCGCCCCAACCCGTCGATGCTGAAGAACTCGGCACTGAACAAGCCCGCTCCCGGCCGCGGTCGCGGTGGAGGCGGCCGCGGAAATGCCCCCGGCGGCGCACCCGGTGCACCGGGCGGCGCTCCAGGCGGTCCTCGTCGTGGACCCGGCGGCGGTCCCGGTGGTCGCGGTTCAGGTCGCGGTCGCGGAAGCACACAGGGTGCATTCGGCCGCGGCGGCGGCCCCCGTCAGAAGGGACGCAAGTCGAAGCGGGCGAAGCGCGCAGAGCTCGAGCAGATGCAGGCTCCGTCGGTCGGTGGCGTCACCGTTCCGCGCGGAGACGGCAATACGCCGCTGCGTCTGCGTCGCGGCTCCTCGCTGGCCGACTTCGCCGAGAAGATCAACACCGATCCGACGAACCTCGTGACCGTGCTCTTCCACCTCGGTGAGATGGCCACGATCACCCAGTCCCTCGACGAAGCGACCTTCGAGGTCCTCGGTGAGGAGCTCGGCTACAAGATCGAGATCGTCTCGCCCGAAGACGAAGACCGTGAGCTGCTCGAGACCTTCGACATCGACCTCGATGCCGAAGCCGCAGAAGAGGACGATGAGGATCTGCAGGCACGTCCGCCGGTCATCACCGTCATGGGTCACGTCGATCACGGTAAGACCAAGCTGCTCGATGCGATCCGTTCGGCCAATGTCGCCTCCCGCGAGGCCGGCGGAATCACTCAGCACATCGGTGCCTACCAGGTCGAGGTCGACCACGAGGGGCAGGAGCGCAAGCTCACCTTCCTCGATACCCCTGGTCACGAGGCGTTCACCGCCATGCGTGCCCGTGGTGCGAAGTCGACGGACCTCGCGATCCTCGTGGTCGCCGCCGACGACGGCGTCATGCCGCAGACGATCGAAGCTCTCAACCATGCTCAGGCGGCCGATGTGCCGATCGTCGTGGCTGTGAACAAGGTCGACAAGGAAGGCGCCAACCCCGCCAAGGTCATGCAGCAGCTGACCGAATACAACCTCGTGGCCGAAGAGTACGGCGGCGAGACCATGTTCGTGCCGATCTCCGCGCTTAAACGCGAGGGCATCGACCAGCTGCTCGAGTCCGTCCTGCTGACCACCGATGCGGCCCTGGACCTGCGGGCGAACCCCGACAAGTCCGCTCGCGGCATCGCGATCGAGGCCAAGCTCGACAAGGGCCGCGGTGCGGTTGCCACCGTCCTCGTCGAGTCCGGCACCCTGCGTCAGGGCGACGCCATCGTCTGCGGCACCGCCTACGGACGTGTGCGTGCGATGTTCGATGAGAACGGCAATGTCGTCGAGGAGGCCGGACCCTCCCGCCCCGTGCAGGTGCTCGGTCTGTCGTCCGTGCCGCGCGCCGGTGATTCGTTCATCTCCACCGATGATGATCGCACGGCTCGCCAGATCGCTGAGAAGCGTGACGCCATCGAGCGCAACGCTGCTCAGGCTCGCGGTCGCAAGCGCATCAGCCTCGAGGACTTCACGAAGGCTCTGGCTGAGGGCAAGGTCGACATGCTCAACCTCATCCTCAAGGGTGACGTCTCCGGTGCCGTCGAAGCACTCGAGGATTCGCTGCTCAAGATCGATGTGGGCGACGACGTCGACCTGCGGATCATCCACCGCGGCGTCGGTGCGATCACGGAGAACGACATCAACCTGGCCACGGTCGACAACGCGATCGTCCTCGGCTTCAACGTCCGTCCGGAAGCGAAGGCTCGCGACCTGGCAGACCGCGAAGGCGTCGACGTCCGCTACTACTCGGTCATCTACCAGGCGATCGAAGACATCGAGTCCTCGCTCAAGGGCATGCTCAAGCCCGAGTACGAAGAGGTCCAGACCGGTACGGCGGAGATCCGCGAGGTCTTCCGTTCCTCGAAGTTCGGCAACATCGCCGGCTCGATCGTCCGCGACGGCCTCATCAAGCGTAACTCGACCGCTCGCGTCACCCGCGACGGAATCGTCATCGGCGACAACGTCCACATCGAATCGCTGCGTCGGTTCAAGGACGATGCCACCGAGGTCCGCGAGGGCTACGAGTGCGGTATCGGACTCGGCAAGTTCAACGACCTGCGCGTCGGCGACATCATCGAGACCTTCGAGATGCAGGAGAAGCCGCGCGACTGA
- a CDS encoding YlxR family protein, whose amino-acid sequence MIRTTGPLGARGGGGAVESFIVNVGDGPVRTCIACRQKAGRDELTRFVFRPDQHPAVVHDVSATLPGRGAWVHPDEKCLNKALTTAAFARSFRTKITASDLPRPDTEPKENG is encoded by the coding sequence GTGATTCGCACCACTGGCCCCCTTGGCGCGCGCGGGGGTGGCGGTGCTGTAGAATCATTCATTGTGAATGTTGGTGATGGACCCGTAAGGACGTGCATCGCCTGTAGGCAGAAGGCCGGTCGGGACGAGCTGACACGCTTCGTGTTCCGCCCCGATCAGCACCCCGCCGTCGTCCACGATGTGTCAGCGACACTGCCGGGGCGTGGTGCGTGGGTGCACCCTGACGAGAAGTGCCTGAACAAGGCCCTGACCACTGCCGCCTTCGCTCGATCCTTTCGAACGAAGATCACCGCCTCGGACCTCCCGAGGCCGGACACCGAACCCAAAGAGAACGGGTAG
- the nusA gene encoding transcription termination factor NusA, producing the protein MDIDLNVLRVIEREREIPLETLIELIEQALFLAYQKTEGAWPDARAELDKSTGEVRILAVEFDNDDNPIGEFDDTPTGFGRIAAQTARQVIHQRLRDVEDETLLGTFKGREGEIVSGIIQQGRDPQMVQVDIGDVEAVLPPHEQVPGETYAHGTRLRVYIADVHKGTKGTSVTVSRTHPNLVRRLFAHEAPEIADGTVEIVSLAREAGHRTKLAVRATKPGVNAKGSCIGELGSRVRAVMNELGQEKIDIVDYSDDPAKFIAHALSPAKAKSVEILDAAAQESRAVVPTDQLSLAIGKEGQNARLAAKLTGWKIDIVAGE; encoded by the coding sequence ATGGACATCGACCTCAATGTTCTGCGCGTCATCGAACGAGAGCGTGAGATTCCGCTGGAAACCCTCATCGAACTCATCGAACAGGCGCTCTTCCTCGCCTACCAGAAGACCGAAGGGGCCTGGCCCGACGCCCGCGCCGAACTCGACAAGTCCACCGGCGAGGTGCGCATCCTCGCCGTGGAATTCGACAACGACGACAATCCGATCGGCGAGTTCGACGACACTCCCACCGGCTTCGGCCGGATCGCCGCCCAGACTGCTCGACAGGTCATCCACCAGCGGCTGCGCGATGTCGAAGACGAGACGCTGCTCGGCACGTTCAAGGGCCGTGAGGGCGAGATCGTCTCCGGCATCATCCAGCAGGGCCGGGACCCGCAGATGGTCCAGGTCGACATCGGAGACGTCGAAGCGGTGCTGCCGCCGCACGAGCAGGTCCCCGGCGAGACCTACGCCCACGGCACCCGCCTGCGCGTCTACATCGCCGACGTGCACAAGGGAACGAAGGGCACGTCGGTCACCGTCTCCCGCACCCACCCGAACCTCGTGCGCCGACTCTTCGCCCATGAGGCCCCGGAGATCGCCGACGGCACCGTCGAGATCGTGTCCCTGGCCCGCGAAGCCGGCCACCGCACGAAACTCGCCGTGCGCGCCACGAAGCCTGGAGTCAACGCGAAGGGCTCGTGCATCGGCGAACTCGGCTCCCGCGTGCGCGCGGTCATGAACGAACTCGGCCAGGAGAAGATCGACATCGTCGACTACTCCGACGACCCGGCGAAGTTCATCGCCCACGCGCTGTCCCCGGCCAAGGCCAAGAGCGTGGAGATCCTCGACGCCGCCGCACAGGAATCCCGCGCCGTCGTCCCCACCGACCAGCTCTCCCTGGCCATCGGCAAGGAAGGCCAGAACGCCCGCCTGGCGGCGAAGCTCACCGGCTGGAAGATCGACATCGTCGCAGGCGAGTAG
- a CDS encoding ribosome maturation factor RimP — MDEDVERIKGLLAPPLQDAGFHLETVKAVAAGPRRTLTVVVDLDESSTDPMSMEKVAESTKIVGDALDEVEIFRDKPYQLEVTSPGATRQLETPRHFRRVIGRRLEITTKKDTFKLDLAEVGESSITGTDPQRKESKTVDLGEIRKAQVELKFR; from the coding sequence ATGGACGAAGACGTCGAGCGGATCAAAGGACTGCTCGCCCCGCCCCTGCAGGATGCGGGATTCCACCTCGAGACCGTCAAAGCGGTGGCGGCCGGTCCGCGGCGCACGCTCACCGTCGTCGTCGACCTCGACGAATCGAGCACCGATCCGATGTCGATGGAGAAGGTCGCCGAATCGACGAAGATCGTCGGCGACGCCCTCGACGAGGTCGAGATCTTCCGGGACAAGCCGTACCAGCTCGAGGTCACGAGCCCCGGTGCCACCCGGCAGCTCGAGACCCCCCGCCACTTCCGACGCGTCATCGGCCGTCGCCTGGAGATCACGACGAAGAAGGACACCTTCAAGCTCGACCTCGCCGAGGTGGGGGAGAGTTCGATCACGGGCACGGACCCCCAGCGCAAGGAGTCGAAGACGGTCGATCTCGGCGAGATTCGCAAGGCCCAGGTGGAATTGAAGTTCCGCTGA